The Candidatus Hydrogenedentota bacterium DNA segment AGGCATTTCCTCAGCGAAACGACGCACAGCTTCCTCGCCGTTCTCGGCGACGATGACCTCGTGACCGAGCTTTTTGAGGAACACCTGCAGGATGTGAAGATTGGTGCGGTTGTCGTCTACCGCAAGCACCTTCATCGTGTTCTGTGTCATCGCCATGATTCGATCATGTCTTCATTTGGGGCAAAACGCGGGAGCTGGGGAATGACACCACGCGGCAACCGGATGATCCCGTACCTATGACCTTTGGCAATGCTAACACGCAGCCGGTGATTCGTTGTTGCCCGAATGTTTCGCCGACGGGATTTCAGGCGTCGTCTCGGCCGGAGGGGCTGCTTGT contains these protein-coding regions:
- a CDS encoding PAS domain S-box protein; this encodes MAMTQNTMKVLAVDDNRTNLHILQVFLKKLGHEVIVAENGEEAVRRFAEEMP